A single Cucumis melo cultivar AY chromosome 4, USDA_Cmelo_AY_1.0, whole genome shotgun sequence DNA region contains:
- the LOC103486329 gene encoding ataxin-3 homolog, giving the protein MDGACNGGMLYHEVQESKLCAVHCVNTVLQGPFFSEFDLAALASDLDRKERQMMLSGSTTGDFLSEESHNVSLDGDFSIQVLQKALEVWDLQVIPLNSPVAEPAQIDPQLENAFICHLQDHWFCIRKVNGEWYNFDSLYAAPQHLSKFYLSAYLDSLKGFGWSIFIVRGNFPKDFPISSSEASNGYGQWLSPEDAERITKSCNSTQAPPPPQRANWTEQQDTFLSSGETEMLIDMEDEDLKAAIAASLMDSSAVMAAGVANPPNEPVVSSTQAGSPQNVPAVSLETANTQDVLAVSPNASILQDVTAVSTKAATLQDVPAISAKAASPQNVPNVSPEASTSQDVRALPPDAADTPQDLHAVSTTKAATRNDKSAVCTEVVIHQNESGNESVGNADTAFCESGSADNTECAISSPRKKISRTNEGAA; this is encoded by the exons ATGGACGGAGCCTGCAATGGCGGCATGTTGTATCACGAGGTTCAGGAATCCAAGCTCTGCGCTGTGCATTGCGTCAACACCGTCTTACAAGGTCCTTTCTTCTCCGAATTCGATTTGGCTGCTCTCGCTTCCGATCTTGACCGCAAAGAGCGCCAGATGATGCTTTCTGGTTCCACCACCGGTGATTTCCTCTCCGAAGAGTCTCACAATGTCTCCTTAGACGGTGATTTCAGCATCCAg GTCTTACAAAAGGCTTTGGAGGTATGGGATCTCCAAGTCATTCCTCTCAACTCACCAGTTGCTGAGCCTGCGCAGATTGATCCTCAACTGGAGAATGCATTTATATGTCACTTGCAAGACCATTGGTTTTGTATTAGGAAAGTGAATGGGGAATGGTACAATTTTGATAGTTTATATGCAGCCCCTCAGCATCTTTCGAAGTTTTACCTTTCAGCTTACTTGGACTCTCTAAAGGGCTTTGGTTGGAGCATTTTTATTGTTAGGGGTAACTTCCCTAAGGATTTTCCCATCTCATCCTCTGAAGCATCCAACGGGTATGGTCAGTGGCTTTCTCCTGAGGATGCTGAGAGGATAACCAAATCGTGCAACTCCACCCAAGCCCCCCCTCCTCCTCAAAGAGCAAACTGGACAGAGCAGCAAGATACGTTTCTTTCATCTGGAGAAACAGAAATGCTAATAGACATGGAGGATGAGGATTTGAAGGCTGCCATAGCTGCCAGCCTTATGGACTCCTCAGCAGTCATGGCAGCAGGAGTTGCTAACCCTCCAAATGAACCTGTAGTTTCCTCCACCCAAGCTGGCTCCCCTCAGAATGTACCTGCTGTTTCTCTTGAAACTGCCAACACCCAAGATGTACTCGCTGTTTCCCCAAATGCCTCCATCCTCCAAGATGTTACTGCAGTCTCTACAAAAGCTGCCACTCTGCAAGATGTACCTGCAATTTCAGCCAAAGCTGCCTCCCCCCAAAATGTACCTAATGTTTCTCCTGAAGCTTCCACCTCCCAGGATGTACGTGCACTTCCTCCCGATGCCGCTGATACCCCTCAAGATTTACATGCAGTTTCCACCACCAAAGCTGCCACCCGCAATGATAAATCTGCAGTCTGCACGGAAGTCGTCATTCATCAAAATGAGTCTGGAAATGAATCTGTAGGCAATGCAGACACAGCCTTCTGTGAAAGCGGATCTGCAGATAATACAGAATGTGCCATTTCCAGCCCTCGAAAGAAAATTAGTCGTACGAACGAGGGAGCTGCGTGA
- the LOC103486327 gene encoding OVARIAN TUMOR DOMAIN-containing deubiquitinating enzyme 3, producing MDIMAEKPRNASILEQLQLGIARFEFSSSPVSSISPSNSVASSFPLSMNRGHPLFAKIGPVLGIESPALRKAEQYKVQKVTGDGRCLFRALAKGMAFNRGIPLRPFEEKNDADDLRMAVKEVICDNGKERRQYEEALIAITVEEPLERYCQRIRTPDFWGGESELLVLSKLCKQPIIVYIPGHEHKMGCRGHSFIPIAEYGAEFKGGKPKKPVRLLYSGRNHYDLLV from the exons ATGGATATTATGGCGGAGAAGCCTCGAAATG CGTCAATTCTCGAGCAATTGCAACTAGGAATTGCTCGGTTTGAGTTCTCATCTTCTCCTGTAAGTTCAATTTCACCTTCGAACTCAGTTGCTTCTTCTTTCCCTTTGTCTATGAATCGTGGTCATCCACTCTTTGCTAAAATTGGACCCGTGCT GGGGATTGAATCGCCTGCATTGAGGAAAGCTGAGCAATACAAAGTCCAAAAAGTTACTGGAGATGGACGCTGCCTTTTCCGTGCGCTT GCTAAAGGAATGGCTTTCAACAGGGGGATTCCTCTTCGTCCATTTGAGGAGAAAAATGATGCAG ATGATTTACGCATGGCTGTGAAAGAAGTCATTTGTGACAATGGCAAAGAAAGACGGCAGTATGAAGAAGCCCTTATAGCAATTACTGTGGAGGAGCCATTAGAACG CTATTGCCAACGAATTCGGACACCTGATTTCTGGGGTGGAGAGTCAGAGCTATTG GTATTGTCAAAGCTCTGCAAGCAACCTATCATTGTCTACATACCAGGGCATGAG CACAAAATGGGTTGTCGGGGCCATAGCTTTATTCCCATTGCAGAATATGGAGCTGAGTTCAAGGGAGGAAAGCCCAAGAAACCTGTGAGGTTGCTTTACAGCGGTAGAAACCACTACGATCTACTTGTTTGA
- the LOC103486328 gene encoding steroid 5-alpha-reductase DET2: MRYVTNLKTDQPQISQLDSNLQPESSNPSPTVMGWDQALFRNSLLALYLIGPPTVVSLRFLQAPYGKHIRPGWGPTMSAPLAWFLMESPTLWLTLLLFPSGDHSSDSKALLLISPFLLHYLNRTCFYPIRLLWSGTRRNATAGFPVIVAIMAFGFNLLNAYVQTRSVSHYVKYEGDGWFWWRFFGGGVVFVMGMAVNIWSDGVLVGLKRSGGGYKVPKGGWFELVSCPNYLGEIMEWLGWGVMCGSWAGLGFFLYTCANLVPRARANHTWYLNKFGEDYPINRKAVIPFLY, translated from the coding sequence ATGAGATATGTTACAAATTTGAAAACAGATCAGCCACAAATTTCTCAACTTGATTCAAACCTACAACCGGAATCCTCGAATCCATCGCCTACCGTGATGGGTTGGGATCAGGCTCTGTTCCGCAACAGTCTTCTCGCCCTGTACCTCATTGGACCACCGACCGTCGTCTCCCTGAGGTTTCTCCAGGCGCCGTACGGGAAGCACATCCGACCCGGGTGGGGTCCAACCATGTCGGCTCCATTGGCCTGGTTCCTGATGGAAAGTCCCACCTTATGGTTGACCCTCCTCCTCTTTCCATCCGGCGATCACTCCTCCGATTCCAAGGCTCTCCTTCTCATCTCCCCCTTCCTCCTTCACTACCTCAATCGCACCTGCTTCTACCCAATTCGTCTTCTCTGGAGTGGGACTCGACGGAATGCCACCGCCGGTTTTCCGGTGATTGTGGCTATCATGGCATTCGGATTCAACTTGCTCAATGCTTACGTGCAGACCAGATCTGTGTCTCATTACGTGAAGTACGAGGGAGATGGGTGGTTTTGGTGGCGGTTTTTTGGTGGAGGAGTGGTTTTTGTGATGGGGATGGCGGTGAATATATGGTCGGATGGTGTTCTGGTCGGACTGAAGAGGAGCGGCGGCGGTTATAAGGTGCCGAAGGGAGGGTGGTTTGAGTTGGTGAGTTGTCCTAACTATTTGGGAGAGATTATGGAGTGGCTGGGCTGGGGGGTGATGTGCGGGTCATGGGCTGGGCTAGGGTTTTTCCTTTATACGTGTGCAAATTTAGTGCCTAGGGCACGTGCAAACCACACGTGGTACTTGAACAAGTTTGGAGAGGATTATCCCATAAATAGGAAGGCTGTAATTCCCTTCTTGTATTAA
- the LOC103486326 gene encoding uncharacterized protein LOC103486326 produces MNFRSLDEFWVFYMNQHSKPSTRRWHFIGTLSAIFFFLCSLLFSWWFLFLVPLTGYGFAWYSHFFVEENVPATFGHPFWSLLCDFKMFGLMLTGNMDREIKRLGKRPVLQAF; encoded by the coding sequence ATGAATTTCAGGAGTTTAGATGAGTTCTGGGTTTTCTACATGAACCAGCACTCTAAACCATCGACGAGACGTTGGCACTTCATTGGAACTCTTTCTGctatcttcttctttctatGCTCCTTATTGTTTAGCTGGTGGTTTCTGTTCCTTGTTCCATTAACTGGTTATGGGTTCGCCTGGTACAGCCATTTCTTTGTTGAGGAAAATGTTCCCGCCACCTTTGGCCATCCATTTTGGTCTCTTCTTTGTGATTTCAAGATGTTTGGATTGATGCTTACGGGGAACATGGATAGAGAAATAAAGAGGCTGGGAAAAAGACCTGTGTTGCAAGCTTTTTAA